A single window of Pectobacterium parmentieri DNA harbors:
- a CDS encoding multidrug ABC transporter permease/ATP-binding protein yields the protein MELLRIVYQQYRWPFLAVIVLSLLSAALGIGLIAFINLQLIETVNQSLSVLPQFLGLLLLLMGVTLVSQLALTTLGHHFVYRLRGQFIKRILDTNIARIEQIGSAQLLASLSSDIRNITIAFVRLPELIQGIVLTLGSAAYLAWLSPKMLVVTSIWIMVTLWGGFMLVSRVYRHIARVREAEDRLQKDYETVINGRKELALNRERAQKLYEEVYQANAQDYRQNVIRADTFHLSAVNWSNIMMLGAIGAVFFMANNLGWADTNVAATYSLTLLFLRTPMLQAVGALPTLLSAQVAFNKLKCLDLAGYQDAFSSAMAPADWHTLELRDVVFRYDDSKFEIGPINLVITRGELVFLIGGNGSGKSTLAMLLTGLYTPVSGTLLLDNHPVTAETRGDYQKLFSAIFTDFHLFGQMMGSQGTEPDTALVDEWLDRLNMRHKLTLENHRVMNLQLSQGQRKRVALLLAVAEQRDILLLDEWAADQDPQFRRVFYLELLPQLRALGKTIVAISHDDHYFEHADRLLEMHQGTLSELTGAAREQASQDAVAQISR from the coding sequence ATGGAGTTGCTCCGCATTGTTTACCAACAATACCGTTGGCCATTTCTTGCCGTTATCGTTTTAAGTTTACTGAGTGCCGCGTTGGGGATTGGGCTGATTGCCTTTATCAATCTGCAATTGATTGAAACGGTCAATCAGTCATTGAGCGTATTGCCACAATTTCTGGGGTTGCTGCTGCTTTTGATGGGCGTAACGCTGGTATCTCAACTGGCGTTGACCACGCTCGGGCACCATTTTGTTTATCGCCTGCGCGGGCAATTTATCAAGCGCATTCTGGACACCAATATTGCGCGTATTGAGCAGATTGGTAGTGCGCAACTGCTTGCCAGCCTGTCCAGTGATATCCGCAATATCACGATTGCGTTTGTGCGGCTGCCGGAGCTGATTCAGGGCATCGTGCTTACCCTCGGTTCAGCGGCTTATTTGGCGTGGCTCTCTCCTAAGATGCTGGTGGTCACGTCCATCTGGATTATGGTGACCCTCTGGGGTGGGTTTATGCTGGTTTCCCGTGTGTATCGTCATATTGCCCGGGTTAGGGAAGCGGAAGATCGCCTCCAGAAAGATTACGAAACCGTGATTAACGGGCGTAAGGAGCTGGCGCTCAATCGGGAACGGGCGCAGAAACTGTATGAAGAGGTTTATCAGGCCAATGCGCAGGATTACCGACAGAATGTCATTCGTGCCGACACTTTCCATCTTAGCGCGGTGAACTGGTCGAACATTATGATGCTGGGCGCGATTGGCGCAGTTTTTTTCATGGCAAACAATCTCGGTTGGGCAGATACCAATGTTGCAGCAACATATTCACTCACGCTGCTTTTTTTACGGACGCCGATGCTACAGGCCGTTGGCGCACTGCCGACGCTGTTGAGTGCGCAAGTCGCGTTTAATAAGTTGAAATGTCTCGATCTGGCGGGCTATCAGGACGCTTTTTCCTCGGCGATGGCCCCTGCTGACTGGCACACGCTGGAATTACGTGATGTGGTATTTCGCTATGACGATTCCAAATTTGAAATTGGGCCAATCAATCTGGTGATAACGCGTGGCGAACTGGTGTTTCTGATTGGCGGTAACGGGAGCGGGAAATCGACGCTGGCAATGCTGCTCACGGGGCTTTACACCCCGGTTTCCGGTACGTTATTGCTTGATAACCACCCTGTTACGGCGGAAACACGGGGGGATTATCAAAAGCTATTTTCTGCCATTTTTACCGATTTCCATCTGTTCGGACAGATGATGGGGTCGCAGGGAACGGAGCCGGATACCGCGTTGGTTGATGAATGGCTGGATCGCTTGAATATGCGGCATAAATTGACGCTGGAGAATCATCGGGTAATGAATTTACAGCTCTCACAGGGACAGCGTAAGCGCGTAGCACTACTACTGGCCGTTGCCGAACAGCGGGACATCCTACTGTTGGATGAATGGGCTGCCGATCAGGATCCGCAATTCCGTCGTGTGTTCTATCTTGAGCTGTTACCACAGTTGCGTGCATTGGGGAAAACGATTGTGGCGATTAGCCATGACGATCACTACTTTGAACATGCCGATCGCTTACTCGAAATGCATCAGGGTACGCTGTCAGAACTGACGGGTGCAGCGCGTGAACAGGCCTCGCAGGATGCCGTCGCGCAGATTAGCCGGTAG